ggaggaaaccggagcacctgaagggaacccacaccgacacgggaagaacatgcaaactccatacagtcacccaaagccagaattgaaccgggttccTGTTTGTgatgcagtagtgctaaccattgtgccacaataaCAAtaacccccttgtaattgaccattcaactaaggggaacagctgcttcctgttcaccctatccatattcCTGAAtcatatacacctcaatcaggaccccgtcagccttctctgctctaaagaaaacaatctgagcctatccactctctcttcatagctgaaatgctccaaccCAAGCAACATccaggtgaatctcctttgcaccctctctgGTGCCCtcgcatccttcctgtagtgaggcgatcaaaactgcacacagcactccagctgcggcctcaccaatattCCGTACAGTTCCAACATAACCCCCCTGCTCTTATAATCTGTGCTACAATCGATAAGGCAAGTATGCCATCTTAACTACCCTAGAAACCAGTCCTGCCGTCTTCAAAACCTGATCTGAAACACAGTGACAACATTTTTGAAAAGACCTTTATTGGATGAATGCAATATCACAGTTGATATTGGAATTTTTCCCTCGCTCTTCACCTACTGATGTAGACACATACAGGAAATTACATGTACAGGAAACTAACAAACATTAAGTCAACGACTATAAATTTCACAAGCACAAAAAGACATTACAATTAAACACCttaggtttttttttaatctCAAATATTTCCACGTGACATTTTAAATGATTGTCCAAAAAACAAAACCCAGACTGCACAGCAACATATTCATTCTGATTTCATTGGGGAAGAGGAGAATTTAGCAAAAGATCACTCCTTTATTCATTTCTCTGTTGGAAGAGTCTACTTTataaaaataaatttcaatagTCTTATATTCCAGAATTCCTATTAAGTACCGAGTTTTGTTATTTGTAAATTACACTGTCCCCCTCCTTTACTTAGGGTATACAATTCATGCACGCACCATCAGCAGGTGGGTTATGAATGCCTTTGACAGTCACCAATGTCACTTCATGCTCAGCTGACTGATGGGTGAAGCAACCTCAATGTTGCATTACTCAAAGTAAGGTTCATTGTTCCGTGAGACTTCCTTTCCAAAAAGCCCCTTTGAAAAGTTAATAAAATGCTAACATCTGTTGATTCAAAGTTCATTCACTATTAAGCTCAAAACTGCACAAGGGGAAAGGACGCCTGCAGCACTACTTCAACAGTGGGCCACTCTCCATGTAGCAAAGCGTTCCAAACCATTACTGTTTTGGAAGAATTATATTCTCTGAAGCACATTGGGAAGATGCAATGTGCCAAATAAGCAACGTCAAGCTCTCTACACTACTGGAACCAGAACAAACTCGGCTGGGTGCTGCGTTTGAAAGAGTTGATTAGCCAtagaatgagtttttaaaaatataataaacTTTACCCGATTTAAAATTGCGACTTTTAGTTGCCAACTTGGAAGTGATACTGGGGGCAGCTTTCCAACTCCACTGGTGATCTGAATACAAATGAATGAGCAGAGGAATCTTGTTACTGTgcccaattccacccccccccgaaTATTTGCTCACTATTTACATTTCAGCCGTAGTTTGCAAAATGACAAATAACCCGCCCTTATAAATTGGATCTCTGTCTATATTTTCTCAACTCTATTCCACATACACCATCGAAGCTTTAGGTGCTGTATTTGTTCTTCCTTTACTTGCCTCCACTGCAATGACCATCCGGTATCATTATCCATTTTAGTAAGCAAATTGGACTCCAGTTttaaactaaacaaaaaaaaaagcactGGTCTCCTTGCTTGGTTGTACCCTAATAATGGAAAAGATGGTACAGCTACTGCTGAACAAACATAGTATCAGAAATATAAGGCGGGATTTTGCGGCCATGCTCGTccaaaggtcggaaaatcccacccaaggtcaacggacctttgcatggtctgggaAGATTCCGCCCAAAGTCTCAACAATGGGTGCTGCTGAACAGTTAAAGAGTGTTTGACACATTAGATCAGGCATTTTGTTTCTACGTTCCCCAGGGCAATGATTCTATGCCCATTTAATGAGGGGCAAATCATGGGGCTGTTGAACACAGAAGCAGAAAACCTGCATCCACTGGGTTTTGTTCCGTTGCAAATTTAACTGTGCTGTCCAAAATAATAGTCCATATGACGGCACCTATAACCAAGGAGGGAAACGATAAAGATGATTGGATGGTTTCAAAATTCCACAGaggaaataaaaaaaattgaactGTGACAAAGGGTTTTAATTTAGAAATCTTTTTTTGAGGACTTAGAGGGACTAGATAACTCTTCACCACAACACTGCGGCTTTCGTTTGATAGTCTGGCATCTGTTGGTTGCTTCCGGCGTTTTTTCATTTTCAGGTGTCAAACAACCGTGCCACAAGGATGGTTTTGTACGCCGCAGGTCGGATAGTTCAGAAGATACTGAAAGGAAAGGCCAAGTAAAGCTACTTTGGAAAGAAGTTTTCTCTTCTCCAGACAATGATTctccttttatttttaaagcaaCTGTAGGTTTGGCAACCATACTTTGATCGACAGTATTTGCAATCGCACCCCTGGTATCTGAAGCAGGAGCACCCAGCTGATTCTGTCGCATTTTCTGCTCTAATCGTTTTTCGGCTTCATTCAAAAGTTCGGTGCACTGCGCCAGATCTGACGTCAAAGACATGTCATGGTCAGAAAGGTCTTCGGATACCAGGGAGCACCGAGGATTCCGAAGGTTCTCAGTCTCATCCAACATGAAGTCCAGCTCGGATATCTTTTCTCGGTAGGCTGCTTCCATCGAGGTCTCACTGGATGTTCTGGAGCGCATGTTGCTGCATCCAGGAAAACAAGGAGCATCGGTAACTGGGCTACCATTGACATTTGGCATTTTGCCCTCTGATTTGTCCATGGGATCTTCAACTCGAGAAGTCTGCACTTTTTTCTTTAGAGTACCTTTAAGGGCACTTTCAGTCAGAATAGGTTGACAAGTCTCCCAAAGTGTCAGGTTACTAGAGGTGAACTCTGCTTTCTGCAGGGTACTGCAATCAACATTTTGCTCTGATAGATTTTGCTCTTCCAAGCACACATTTCTCCAACCAGCATCGTCAAAACACAGTTTTCTGAAGTGGGTCAACTTCTTTGTTCCGTTTCTCTTCCTCACCAGGGGACTTACTTCATCATCCGTACTCTGGAGGTAGAGAGCACCAAGTGATGTGGATGGAGTGCAAGGACTAGGAAGTTCAAACTGTATCTCGCTTTCATCTGCAGGGGGGGTGCGTCCTTCTTCcttctccttagtcttctggaaCAGACACAAAGCATCATTCCCAACAGTAGCTGTAGTTAGAAGTCCATTGTCAGCAGGAACTCTGCTCACTGGCACCGGATCGGACACTGTTCCACATATAGTTTGCTGATGGGAGAAGCTAAAAGTGGTTGATACTGCATCATCTAACTGGTTGACTAATGGTTGCTCGATGTTACTGAGGCTTCTCCTCATGGCTAAGATCCTGTTCTCCTTGGCATTGTCACAATGTTTCCACGGTTGCCCGCTGCTTCCATTTTCTCCAACTGGCAGAGAGGCAGATGTCAACTCTGGGCTGAATTTCCCACCATTGTTCTCTTtttcctccctctttcccttcagttgctgaatCTGGAACTCCATATCTTCGATGTACTTGTCACTCCGTTCCAATGCCCTTTTCAGACGATTCATCTCACGCTCATACTGCTCCACTTTCGACTGCAGAGCAGCCACTGTGAACCTTCCAAACCTGAAATCatacagaaaaaaaaaccatgaacTGACAACAAGAACGATTTAGTGAGCATCTAGTTCTGAGCTGATCTCCCTGACCAGGACCTCCAGTGTAAAAGCAAAGCATCTGATTGGGTACTATTGTCTAgtccattttaaaaatcaaagtcaTTACTGCTATTGTTCCATAAGATACATCAGAATAGGGAATCCACACATTTTAGTAATTACCAGATATTtgaatgatgtggcgatgccagcgttggactggggtgggcacagtaagaaatctcacaacaccaggttaaagtccaacaggtttatttggaatcacgagctttcggagcgctgctccttcatcatcactcacctgatgaaggagcagcgctccgaaagcctcgtgattccgaataaacctgttggactttaacctggtgttgtgagacttcttacagatgtACGAAAATAGGACCTTTGGTCAACTCTATGAGCTCAGACCATTTAAATGAAGAAGGCACTGATatatgatttaaaaataaataaaattccaGACAATTAGTAAACTCTGGCACCTGCGTTTGAATCTAACACGATTATGCTTCTGGCTCATAGAGCTCCTATGTCCTAAGCGTTAAGAAAGTTCATCAGGGACACTTTTTTTGCTTTAATATTGGGTAGAAGAGGTATTTTGTGGATGAAAATTCAAGTAATAAGACGGTTTTGAAGCACTCTTTTCTAATTAGAGAATTGATAATGGAGATTGATCTATATGTAAAGCATTAAAGGTCTTACAACCACTGGACAGGTCATCACTTTTTCTCCCTGAGGTTAAATCCGCATCTCCATTTTCCACTTACGTAGTCACATTTCAGTTGCAGTGTTCTCTTTGCAATTAATGACCATTAACCTAAGCACGTTCCATTAACAAACAATCGCTGCATTAAAAGGTGGTTCATAAGTCAGGCTTATTAGTCCACTCTTTAAGCAGGGCTCAAAAACCCTTACTAAGAGCATTGCAAATGATTGACAGATCGTTTCACAGTAAACTGATAAAAGCTTACTTTCCAAAGTGAcgggatgggaacaccacccacaAAACGAGTTCCTTATTCAGTACATTAGTACTTCTTTCCAATCAACCCGGTTCATAATGGAGGAGTTGCCGGGAAGCCATTTTTAAAAACGAAAACGGTTATTAAATTTGGACGATTATTTTAGGATGTACGTCAGAATTTCCCACTAAAAGCAAATCACTCCTTACCCCCAAAACATTTCGTAAAAGGTTTGGCATCTTTCTTGTACCACAGGAGTCTAGCATGGCTTGATAGGCTCCAGGAAAACCTCAATATATAGATAGAAATGCCTTGCTGATGATTCAGCTACGCAACTCTGACTTCTAATTTCTGCATTTATACAAAGCGTCATTCAGCCAATTCATTTTGATCGAAGCCAAACTGAATACTAAAGCACCAAAAACAAATCCTGCAGGGATGGATGGCTGGGACTGTGCAGGATATACAGAATGAAGACAACTCTACAAAGTGGGTAATCATCTTTGATTTTCTTTTGGCATTGTTCAAAAACTAAGGCAACATGGCAAAGCATCAACATATCAGGGCTGTGGTCGTGAGGTACAAACCGTTATACTAGTTCTCTGGAGTAATCAGTTAAAGGCGCCAGCAAGTTCTGCagctgcggcacagtggttagcactgctgcctcacagcaccaaggacccgggttcgattcccggcttgggtcactgtctgtgcggagtctgcacgttctccctatgtgtttcctccgggagctccgatttcatcccacagtccgaaagacgtgctggttaggtgctaaattttccctcagtgtacccaaacaggcgccggagtgtggcaactcggggattttcacagtaacttcattgcagtgttaatgtaagcctacttgtgacactaataaataaactttaaatttagagTGTGATGGCTATTATACTTATGAGGATTGTTTCATTTAGCAGATTACAATACTTATTAAAAATTGGAGTGATGCAAAGAGGCAGCAGTAGAACAGGTACTGAATGTTTGCAGTGTAGGTAACACTGAATTATCCCATTTGGCTATCTGCTCCTAAATCACCAATTTTCCTTAGGCCCTTGCAATGTATGTAATAAATGGATAAGATTGTCTCAATCGCTTCGTGTGATGTGGGTCTCCACAGGCATTGACACATTGGAAACATTGGGCTGGGTTTTCCTGGCCTTGTGGACACAGGGGTGAAGGGTGGGAAAATAGGGGAGGTGCCACATCAGAATAGCCCCCCAACAAATTCCCACCACCAGGTAGTTTCCCAGAGTGGGTGGCGAAGTGAATCGGCTGCCCCGCAACAGAACGGCTGGCAATAAACGGAGATTGCCCAGGCTCCGATTAAGGGCAATTTTGCAGCCACGCAGGCATTTTGCCCCAGGCACTCCCTACTGTGCACAGAGGCGGCCATCTCGATGGAGGCGGTTACCCGGTGGTCTTTGGAGTCAGGGCTGCCAAGGCTTCAGAGCAGCTGGCCCTCTGATCATGAAGGCCACCTCAGAAGACTGCACCGCAGGGAGGAAGCTTCCGGCaagttgtgtacagttctggtcaccctattatagaaaggatattattaaactataaagagtgcagaaaagatttaccaggatgctacctttactaggatgctagggacttgatggtttgaattataaggagagactggatagactgagactttttcctctggagcgtaggaggctgaggggtgatctaacagtggtctataaaataatgagggacatagatcagctagatagtcaagatcttttcccaaagatgcgAGAGTCTGataatagagggcataggtttaaggtgagaggggagagatacaaaagtgttcagagggacaattctttcactccgagggtgctgagtgtctggaacaagctgccagaggtagtagtagaggcgggtacaattttgtcttttaaaaagcatttagatagtttcacgggtaagatgggtgtagagggatatgggacaaacgcaggcaattgggactagcttcatggttaaaaaaaaaggggcggcatggacaagttgggccaaagagcctgtttccatgctgtaatcctctgtAACTATGTGCAGGCTTGGGACTTCCATCGCCAGGGTAGCCAAAGACTgcgataaaatccagcccattgcttCAGTTCTGCTATGTCTGGTGGTGGGCAATGCTGCACTTTATCGTGCCAAATGAAACTAGGTAGTGACGGGAAGTGAAAACTCCAGAAAAACCAGCTCGCTGGAAAGTCAAGTAAAACACAGATTATCTGCATTAAATGTTTATAACTCATTCACTTTTAGCCACTAAACAACATGACGAGTGGTA
The sequence above is drawn from the Mustelus asterias chromosome 10, sMusAst1.hap1.1, whole genome shotgun sequence genome and encodes:
- the obi1 gene encoding ORC ubiquitin ligase 1; the protein is MQKPALQNVQNVTLSLTLPISCQICLGKVRQPVICSNNHVFCFMCLQSWLKNSTQCPTCRIPITSENPFKEVLGGTDGAENCDSPSVKRHLRKTRLELLHKEYEEEIESLQKEIEDLRGKNLSLESQLKTVFDPMPVSPSNEADDQKQSPTEQDSRPDFSSQQEWRTKLKAATEIYEKTKADLDKLKEANRKLRVQNGDLVRENLHLKAEVDSRSPQKFGRFTVAALQSKVEQYEREMNRLKRALERSDKYIEDMEFQIQQLKGKREEKENNGGKFSPELTSASLPVGENGSSGQPWKHCDNAKENRILAMRRSLSNIEQPLVNQLDDAVSTTFSFSHQQTICGTVSDPVPVSRVPADNGLLTTATVGNDALCLFQKTKEKEEGRTPPADESEIQFELPSPCTPSTSLGALYLQSTDDEVSPLVRKRNGTKKLTHFRKLCFDDAGWRNVCLEEQNLSEQNVDCSTLQKAEFTSSNLTLWETCQPILTESALKGTLKKKVQTSRVEDPMDKSEGKMPNVNGSPVTDAPCFPGCSNMRSRTSSETSMEAAYREKISELDFMLDETENLRNPRCSLVSEDLSDHDMSLTSDLAQCTELLNEAEKRLEQKMRQNQLGAPASDTRGAIANTVDQSMVAKPTVALKIKGESLSGEEKTSFQSSFTWPFLSVSSELSDLRRTKPSLWHGCLTPENEKTPEATNRCQTIKRKPQCCGEELSSPSKSSKKDF